A genome region from Thalassotalea euphylliae includes the following:
- a CDS encoding HDOD domain-containing protein, protein MKLLLIGANSADQATLNKIFSRGNHTLSQVANAEQALELLAASRYDVIAVNEQLADMAVEACLKALIQAAPHALKIVVTHDDNSDFDLAHEQIRSPIHAADLVTLLEAMVPQHKVITKKHIVDAVAKVKTLPSPPKVYMQLNQLLKQSNTDSAKIAEIISRDPALVAKVLQFVNSSAMAKGKQITNIGDAITKMGVDTLCCIVMTAEMFSYQPNIPDFSIEQEQRHCLATARMAASIVKAQLKQQALLTGLLHGIGKLVLYEVDEKQTKKFMAERLNGSDNIGLEQKLFNTDHAQVGGYLLHLWGFPYAIVEALVLQYQPEKLLNKPFGTAHAVYLANTLLKERELSPLFIEKFKLEPMLEKLVARAEKIRNF, encoded by the coding sequence ATGAAGCTTTTACTTATCGGGGCTAATAGCGCCGATCAAGCAACGCTAAATAAAATTTTTAGTCGCGGGAATCATACCTTAAGCCAGGTTGCCAATGCTGAACAGGCACTTGAGCTGCTTGCCGCTAGCCGCTACGACGTCATTGCAGTTAACGAGCAATTGGCGGATATGGCGGTAGAAGCGTGCCTAAAAGCACTTATTCAAGCGGCTCCTCATGCCCTTAAAATTGTCGTTACCCACGATGACAACAGTGACTTCGATTTAGCACACGAGCAGATTCGTTCACCAATTCACGCTGCAGACCTGGTTACCTTGCTTGAAGCCATGGTGCCACAGCACAAAGTTATCACCAAAAAACACATTGTTGATGCCGTTGCTAAGGTCAAAACTCTACCAAGCCCACCTAAGGTTTATATGCAGCTTAATCAGCTGCTGAAACAAAGCAATACCGACTCAGCAAAGATTGCCGAAATTATTAGTCGCGACCCAGCACTGGTTGCTAAAGTACTGCAATTCGTCAATAGCTCAGCAATGGCTAAGGGCAAGCAAATCACAAACATTGGTGATGCCATCACTAAAATGGGGGTTGATACCCTGTGCTGTATTGTGATGACGGCAGAGATGTTTTCCTATCAGCCCAATATTCCTGACTTTTCAATTGAGCAAGAACAACGGCACTGTTTAGCCACCGCGCGAATGGCGGCATCTATTGTTAAGGCACAGCTAAAGCAACAAGCATTGCTGACTGGTTTACTGCATGGCATTGGCAAATTGGTGCTCTATGAAGTTGACGAAAAGCAAACCAAAAAGTTTATGGCAGAGCGCTTAAATGGCAGCGATAACATTGGCTTAGAGCAAAAGTTATTTAATACCGATCACGCGCAAGTAGGTGGTTATCTGTTGCATTTATGGGGCTTTCCTTATGCCATTGTCGAAGCTTTGGTATTGCAATATCAACCGGAAAAACTGCTCAATAAACCATTTGGTACTGCGCATGCTGTTTACTTGGCGAATACCTTGCTAAAAGAGCGCGAGTTGTCACCGCTTTTTATTGAGAAATTTAAACTTGAGCCCATGTTAGAAAAACTAGTGGCACGTGCGGAAAAAATTCGCAATTTCTAG
- the serB gene encoding phosphoserine phosphatase SerB, protein MITSNFQSDVSVSDQSLSQAFQTALAQAPVCLSTTPSGFQFSEYQAQNSNIELVVFSSLSVSLLARIEQQCQLSLTALTAVNQRNQLESVSFAIECENITFAREQLVTLTQSENFEAAIVADAPRLDEPGLLVMDMDSTTIEIECIDEIAKLAGVGEKVAEVTELAMQGKLDFSQSLHQRVATLEDAPELILAEVANNLPLMAGLVTLVEALKAHNWRVAIASGGFTYFADHLKETLGLDAAYANTLEIVDEKLTGKVLGNVVDAQKKADVLIELAAQYGIKATQTVAMGDGANDLVMMEAAHLGVAYKAKPLVLAKADSSISHSGLDCMLHWLK, encoded by the coding sequence GTGATTACCAGCAATTTTCAATCTGATGTCAGTGTCAGCGACCAGTCGCTTTCACAAGCCTTTCAAACTGCATTAGCTCAAGCGCCTGTGTGCCTTTCAACAACCCCGAGCGGTTTTCAATTTAGCGAGTATCAGGCGCAAAATTCAAACATTGAACTTGTGGTTTTTAGCTCGCTTAGTGTCAGCTTACTTGCTCGTATCGAACAGCAATGCCAACTATCGTTGACCGCATTAACCGCGGTCAATCAACGGAATCAACTGGAAAGTGTCAGTTTTGCAATTGAATGTGAAAACATTACATTTGCGCGCGAGCAGTTAGTAACATTGACCCAAAGCGAGAATTTCGAAGCAGCCATTGTCGCTGACGCACCACGCTTAGACGAACCGGGTTTATTGGTGATGGACATGGATTCCACCACGATTGAAATTGAATGTATTGACGAAATTGCAAAGTTGGCAGGCGTTGGTGAAAAAGTTGCCGAGGTAACGGAACTAGCAATGCAAGGTAAGCTAGATTTTTCGCAAAGCTTGCATCAACGCGTTGCCACCCTTGAAGATGCGCCAGAATTAATTCTTGCAGAAGTCGCGAATAACTTGCCGTTAATGGCAGGCTTAGTCACCTTAGTTGAGGCATTAAAAGCACACAATTGGCGTGTTGCTATTGCCTCCGGCGGCTTTACCTATTTTGCTGACCATCTGAAAGAAACGCTAGGTTTAGATGCCGCCTATGCGAACACGCTAGAGATTGTTGATGAGAAATTAACAGGCAAGGTGCTTGGCAATGTGGTTGACGCTCAAAAGAAAGCAGACGTGCTTATTGAACTCGCTGCGCAATATGGCATTAAGGCAACACAAACGGTTGCCATGGGCGATGGTGCTAATGATCTTGTGATGATGGAAGCAGCTCACCTAGGTGTCGCCTATAAAGCAAAACCGCTCGTACTGGCGAAAGCCGATTCAAGCATTAGCCATAGTGGCTTGGATTGTATGCTTCATTGGTTAAAATAA
- the argS gene encoding arginine--tRNA ligase yields the protein MNIKSLLSEKVLAAMVAAGLPADTNPAVSQSTKPQFGDYQANGVMGAAKKLKTNPRELATKVVEHLTPALADIADNIELAGPGFINIHLNNDWLASQLAASAADANLGVSQRAEPQTVVVDYSAPNLAKEMHVGHLRSTIIGDAVVRALEFRGDKVIRQNHMGDWGTQFGMLLAHLSDKLAADEVAETALSDLEAFYREAKVRFDDEAGFADRAREYVVKLQGGDAECDKLWQQFIDISIAHSEEIYEKLNVTLTRNDIMGESAYNPDLPKVIDELMAQEIAVEDQGAKVVFIDEMANKDGEPSVFIVQKSGGGYLYATTDLSACRYRSGELNADRIIIFTDARQALHFKQVEIVARKAGFLPEQVAYDHCPFGMMMGDDGKPFKTRTGGTIKLAELLDEAVTRATDLIKEKNPEISDEQLEEVARKVGIGAVKFADLSKNRTSDYIFNWKTMLSFEGATAPYLQYAYSRIQSIFRKAGVDAASLTEPATIESPQEKALALKLLQLEEVLDSVIADCTPNLLCNYLYELASLYMSFYEACPILKEGISEETKTSRLAICASVASTLAKGLDILGIDVMERM from the coding sequence ATGAATATTAAGTCTTTGCTTTCGGAAAAAGTGTTGGCTGCTATGGTGGCAGCAGGCTTACCAGCAGATACCAACCCGGCGGTTAGCCAATCGACTAAGCCACAATTTGGTGACTATCAAGCCAATGGCGTGATGGGCGCAGCGAAAAAGTTAAAAACGAACCCACGTGAATTAGCCACGAAAGTGGTTGAGCACTTAACACCTGCACTTGCGGATATTGCCGACAATATCGAACTTGCAGGCCCAGGTTTTATTAATATTCATTTAAACAACGACTGGTTAGCTAGCCAGTTAGCAGCCAGCGCCGCCGATGCTAACTTAGGTGTTAGTCAACGTGCAGAGCCTCAAACGGTAGTGGTTGATTACTCCGCGCCGAACCTAGCGAAAGAAATGCACGTTGGTCACTTACGATCAACCATTATTGGTGACGCTGTGGTACGTGCGTTAGAGTTCCGTGGTGATAAAGTTATTCGTCAAAACCATATGGGTGACTGGGGTACGCAGTTCGGTATGTTACTAGCGCACCTCAGCGATAAGCTAGCCGCCGATGAAGTAGCTGAAACTGCCCTATCTGACTTAGAAGCTTTCTACCGTGAAGCTAAAGTGCGCTTTGACGACGAAGCAGGCTTTGCCGATCGCGCCCGCGAATACGTTGTAAAACTTCAAGGTGGCGACGCGGAATGCGACAAGTTATGGCAACAGTTTATCGATATTTCTATCGCCCATAGTGAAGAGATTTACGAAAAGCTAAACGTTACCCTAACCCGTAACGATATTATGGGTGAAAGCGCCTACAACCCGGACTTACCAAAAGTTATCGATGAATTAATGGCACAAGAAATTGCCGTTGAAGACCAAGGTGCAAAAGTCGTCTTTATCGACGAAATGGCGAACAAAGATGGCGAGCCATCGGTGTTTATCGTGCAAAAATCAGGTGGCGGTTACTTATACGCCACTACCGACTTATCAGCCTGTCGTTACCGCAGTGGCGAGCTAAACGCTGATCGCATCATTATCTTTACCGATGCGCGCCAAGCCTTGCACTTTAAACAAGTGGAAATTGTTGCTCGTAAAGCCGGTTTCTTACCGGAGCAAGTGGCTTACGACCACTGCCCATTCGGCATGATGATGGGTGACGATGGCAAGCCATTTAAAACCCGTACTGGCGGTACAATTAAGCTAGCAGAGCTACTTGACGAAGCGGTTACCCGTGCAACTGATTTGATCAAAGAGAAAAACCCAGAGATCAGCGATGAGCAACTTGAAGAAGTCGCGCGTAAAGTGGGTATTGGCGCAGTGAAATTCGCTGATTTATCGAAAAACCGCACTAGCGACTACATCTTTAACTGGAAAACTATGCTGAGCTTTGAAGGGGCGACAGCGCCATACCTACAGTACGCTTACTCGCGTATTCAAAGTATTTTCCGCAAAGCGGGTGTTGACGCGGCAAGCTTGACAGAGCCAGCAACAATTGAATCACCACAAGAAAAAGCGTTAGCCCTTAAACTACTTCAGTTGGAAGAAGTACTAGATTCAGTGATTGCTGACTGTACCCCTAACCTACTTTGCAACTACTTATACGAGTTAGCCAGCTTGTACATGAGCTTCTATGAAGCTTGCCCAATCCTAAAAGAAGGTATTAGCGAAGAAACCAAAACATCACGCTTGGCGATTTGTGCAAGTGTTGCAAGCACACTTGCCAAGGGCTTAGATATCTTAGGTATCGATGTTATGGAGCGTATGTAA
- the prfC gene encoding peptide chain release factor 3 produces the protein MSVQQQEVGKRRTFAIISHPDAGKTTITEKVLLFGQALQTAGTVKGKKSGQHAKSDWMEMEKDRGISITTSVMQFPYADCLVNLLDTPGHEDFSEDTYRTLTAVDSCLMVIDTAKGVEDRTIKLMEVTRLRDTPIITFMNKMDRDTRDPMEVMDEVEDVLKIKCAPITWPIGMGKEFKGVYNILTDETILYATGQGHTIQEKRVIKGLDNPELDAEIGAFAEDLREELELVVGASHEFNLDEFLRGELTPIYFGTALGNFGVDHMLDGLTTWAPTPQPRATDKRDVEAIEEKFSGFVFKIQANMDPKHRDRIAFMRIVSGKYSKGMKMRQVRIGKDVKIADAVTFMAGDRANVEEAFAGDIIGLHNHGSIQIGDTFTHGEEMKFSGIPNFAPEMFRRIRLRDPLKAKQLQKGLIQLSEEGAVQVFRPLDNNDMIVGAVGVLQFEVVVQRLKTEYNVDAIYEPISVATARWCTCDDERTLDQFRKKASDNLALDGGDNLTYIAPTMVNLNLAQERHPDIVFHKTREH, from the coding sequence ATGTCTGTACAACAGCAAGAAGTCGGCAAACGCCGCACGTTTGCTATCATCTCTCACCCGGATGCGGGTAAAACCACGATCACCGAAAAAGTATTATTATTCGGTCAAGCTTTGCAAACTGCCGGTACGGTAAAGGGTAAGAAATCAGGTCAGCACGCTAAGTCTGACTGGATGGAAATGGAAAAAGACCGTGGTATCTCGATCACCACCTCGGTAATGCAATTCCCATACGCTGACTGCCTAGTTAACCTGCTCGATACCCCAGGTCACGAAGACTTCTCGGAAGATACCTATCGTACACTAACCGCGGTAGACTCTTGTTTAATGGTTATCGACACCGCCAAAGGTGTTGAGGACAGAACCATTAAATTAATGGAAGTTACCCGTTTGCGTGACACGCCAATCATTACGTTTATGAACAAAATGGACCGCGATACCCGTGATCCAATGGAAGTAATGGACGAAGTGGAAGACGTACTGAAAATTAAATGTGCGCCAATCACTTGGCCAATTGGCATGGGTAAAGAGTTTAAAGGGGTATATAACATATTAACCGATGAAACCATCCTTTACGCCACAGGCCAAGGTCACACGATTCAAGAAAAACGCGTGATTAAAGGCTTAGACAACCCAGAGCTAGACGCTGAAATTGGTGCCTTCGCAGAAGACTTGCGTGAAGAATTAGAACTAGTCGTTGGTGCATCGCACGAATTCAACCTAGACGAATTCCTAAGAGGTGAACTAACACCAATATACTTTGGTACCGCACTCGGTAACTTTGGTGTCGACCATATGCTTGATGGCTTAACCACATGGGCACCTACGCCACAGCCACGCGCAACAGACAAACGCGATGTAGAAGCCATCGAGGAAAAATTCTCAGGTTTCGTCTTTAAAATTCAAGCAAATATGGATCCGAAACACCGTGACCGTATTGCATTTATGCGTATCGTTTCGGGTAAATACAGCAAAGGCATGAAGATGCGTCAAGTGCGTATTGGTAAAGATGTGAAAATTGCTGATGCGGTAACCTTTATGGCGGGCGATCGTGCAAACGTTGAAGAAGCCTTTGCTGGCGATATTATTGGTTTACATAACCACGGCAGTATCCAAATTGGTGATACCTTTACCCATGGTGAAGAAATGAAGTTCAGCGGTATTCCGAACTTCGCACCAGAAATGTTCCGTCGTATTCGCCTGCGCGATCCACTTAAAGCTAAGCAACTGCAGAAAGGCTTAATTCAGTTATCAGAAGAAGGTGCGGTACAAGTATTTAGACCACTAGATAACAACGATATGATCGTTGGCGCGGTCGGTGTACTGCAATTTGAAGTGGTGGTTCAGCGCTTAAAAACCGAATACAACGTAGATGCGATTTACGAGCCGATCAGTGTTGCCACAGCGCGCTGGTGTACTTGTGATGACGAGCGCACGCTTGATCAATTCCGCAAGAAAGCATCAGATAACTTGGCGCTAGATGGCGGCGATAACCTAACTTATATCGCACCAACCATGGTTAACCTAAACTTGGCACAAGAGCGTCATCCAGACATAGTGTTCCATAAAACCAGAGAGCATTAG
- a CDS encoding AhpA/YtjB family protein — MQTELPLYPKISSIYNKILQLAIAIVLIVVLLNMLITRYNDQAQLISSQQQAFADDYINQAAQAMLVLLKQGKKAATNDYLAKLALPEFIAGVTLYDQTGQTVGVGGTEQTIHELFGINTPEISTSSDVTPLVVELRDEKLQGYLRFTISKHAWQQSLQQANTEHQEVMRYMLLVAGLIGFLLARGLSRFRSPTSLLKSKRR; from the coding sequence ATGCAAACAGAATTGCCTTTATACCCCAAAATATCATCGATTTATAACAAAATTCTGCAATTAGCGATCGCGATAGTCTTGATTGTTGTGCTGCTCAATATGCTGATAACTCGTTATAACGACCAAGCTCAGTTAATTTCTAGTCAACAGCAAGCGTTCGCTGATGATTACATTAACCAAGCAGCACAAGCTATGTTGGTGTTATTAAAGCAAGGTAAAAAAGCCGCAACAAATGACTACTTAGCAAAGCTTGCGTTGCCTGAATTTATTGCGGGAGTGACCTTGTATGATCAAACTGGGCAAACTGTCGGCGTTGGTGGTACTGAGCAGACCATTCACGAATTATTTGGCATCAACACGCCAGAAATATCGACATCTTCCGACGTGACTCCGCTTGTAGTTGAGCTTAGGGATGAAAAGCTGCAAGGGTATTTACGCTTTACTATCAGCAAACATGCGTGGCAACAAAGCTTGCAACAGGCTAATACTGAACATCAAGAGGTTATGCGTTATATGCTACTCGTAGCTGGTTTGATTGGCTTTTTGTTAGCGCGCGGGTTAAGCCGTTTTAGGTCGCCCACTTCATTGCTTAAAAGCAAACGCCGCTAA
- a CDS encoding PilZ domain-containing protein: MTKNFSQYAKIIERFRGQVKQSDFEATFLDATKNIAKTERFLLKMEIKRLAQPCTRLIDLRGHVDGECKAFEDEERTHYLDDLAIRVYKDNVSAYGGYTFGVYEAVNNTENNFRVIYQREKAGSLPTAAPSGTPKVQEKLYYPAKFVPFGDFYNRQEERMNFAIAVGVTLANGEQIEATSSDLSISGVKLRFAAMQKISVGDVIKLEFTGLTQEFQFGSQSIFEYQVENISIENQVQLIGASRILDKEKDGFKQFLKGFIQGNKRRYKVNLDNTIAALKSRSLEQFALPKINELPVFVAAREGKFVPRYALTCNNNQAVYQYWQNEAKQSTLYNLIDSDRVERMLRAEKTGHSLLVYSFVHQSQGRSYFYTADEKQLAQDESFARHFLGFAASKSTFAVTMLSIVAVDKAKANAPLTLANTLTKKDAYLDMPISEEVQSILSGLSYIVVATDVTTKQIRSDYQQFNYDDIVTSKLKAFGHKRLVNVPAMDEIGVNYRNQRQEPRFVYKTPVEVEAEGVMWTGTSQDFSVSGLKVHLDKSAVLTKGEIVKIAFPNLQKITSTFELKSLPYEVMRINKKKNVLNLRVHVERHQHIGRAFFKVLIEKNKAKLTKEEYADMTPGLAKALRTIYAKSTSVPSFFVQSSGSRYKVETLAIGNNEKPFLMSMKGLSDRPKHLNLYPLLHHPEAANLVNLTLKKLQQADAPAEETLFISIKRNVDAIDQAVTTKLASELSSTKLKKMFIDKARKNGEFYCVQIKLSRTVEPDMEHLNPELSYIGSYAIHRGKQLEQEIWSVAGVMQCFDITQEVINRHKLLN; encoded by the coding sequence ATGACCAAGAATTTTTCTCAATATGCAAAAATCATTGAGCGTTTTAGAGGCCAAGTAAAGCAATCCGACTTTGAGGCAACTTTTTTAGACGCGACAAAAAATATTGCGAAAACCGAACGCTTCCTACTAAAAATGGAAATTAAGCGTTTGGCACAACCTTGTACTCGTTTGATTGATTTACGTGGTCATGTCGATGGTGAATGTAAAGCCTTTGAAGATGAAGAGCGCACGCATTATCTCGATGACTTAGCGATTCGAGTATACAAAGATAATGTCAGCGCTTATGGCGGTTACACCTTCGGTGTTTACGAGGCAGTAAACAATACTGAAAACAATTTTCGCGTTATTTATCAACGCGAGAAAGCCGGCAGCCTGCCAACAGCAGCGCCAAGCGGCACACCAAAAGTTCAAGAAAAACTCTATTACCCCGCTAAATTTGTACCTTTTGGAGATTTTTATAATCGCCAAGAAGAACGCATGAATTTCGCGATCGCCGTTGGTGTAACGCTTGCTAATGGTGAACAAATAGAAGCGACTAGCTCAGACTTAAGTATTTCAGGTGTTAAGCTGCGCTTTGCGGCCATGCAAAAAATATCGGTTGGCGATGTTATTAAGCTTGAATTTACTGGCCTAACGCAGGAGTTCCAATTTGGTAGTCAGTCCATCTTTGAGTATCAAGTAGAAAACATCAGTATTGAAAACCAAGTTCAACTGATTGGTGCGTCACGCATTCTCGACAAAGAAAAAGATGGTTTTAAGCAGTTTCTCAAAGGTTTTATTCAAGGCAACAAACGCCGCTATAAAGTTAATTTAGACAATACCATTGCCGCGTTAAAATCTCGCAGCTTAGAACAATTTGCCTTGCCGAAAATCAATGAGTTACCAGTATTTGTGGCAGCCAGAGAAGGTAAATTTGTACCGCGTTACGCATTAACCTGTAATAACAATCAAGCGGTATATCAGTACTGGCAAAATGAAGCGAAGCAAAGCACGTTATATAACTTGATTGATTCAGATCGAGTTGAGCGTATGCTACGTGCTGAAAAAACTGGACACTCCTTATTGGTGTACAGCTTTGTTCATCAAAGTCAGGGGCGCTCTTATTTTTACACCGCGGATGAGAAGCAACTTGCTCAAGATGAATCATTTGCGAGGCACTTTTTAGGCTTTGCCGCGTCGAAATCGACATTTGCCGTTACTATGCTCTCAATTGTTGCAGTTGATAAAGCAAAGGCGAATGCACCATTAACGCTTGCAAACACCTTGACCAAAAAAGATGCCTACCTAGACATGCCAATTTCGGAAGAGGTGCAAAGTATTCTTTCGGGCTTGTCATATATTGTCGTCGCGACTGACGTGACCACAAAGCAAATACGCAGTGATTACCAGCAGTTTAATTACGACGACATTGTCACCAGCAAGTTAAAAGCATTTGGTCACAAGCGTTTGGTTAACGTGCCTGCTATGGATGAAATTGGTGTTAACTATCGAAATCAACGACAAGAGCCTAGATTTGTCTATAAGACTCCTGTCGAGGTTGAGGCGGAAGGTGTTATGTGGACAGGCACTTCGCAGGATTTTTCGGTATCAGGCCTTAAAGTGCACTTAGATAAGTCGGCGGTATTAACCAAAGGCGAAATTGTTAAAATCGCCTTCCCGAATCTACAAAAAATTACGTCAACTTTTGAGTTAAAATCGCTGCCTTATGAAGTCATGCGCATCAATAAAAAGAAAAATGTGCTGAATTTACGCGTTCATGTTGAGCGTCATCAGCATATTGGCAGAGCTTTCTTCAAAGTATTGATTGAAAAAAATAAAGCCAAGCTGACCAAAGAAGAATACGCAGACATGACACCGGGTCTTGCCAAAGCATTACGCACAATCTACGCGAAAAGTACGAGCGTCCCGAGCTTCTTCGTGCAATCAAGTGGCAGTCGTTACAAGGTTGAAACTTTGGCAATCGGTAATAATGAAAAACCGTTTTTAATGAGCATGAAGGGCTTAAGTGATCGGCCTAAGCACCTCAATCTTTACCCATTATTACATCACCCAGAAGCCGCTAATCTAGTTAACCTCACGTTGAAAAAACTACAACAAGCTGATGCTCCAGCAGAGGAAACCTTGTTTATTTCAATTAAGCGAAATGTTGACGCGATTGATCAGGCAGTGACAACTAAGTTAGCCAGTGAACTAAGTTCCACTAAATTGAAAAAAATGTTTATCGACAAGGCGCGAAAAAACGGTGAGTTTTACTGTGTGCAAATTAAATTGTCTCGCACCGTAGAGCCGGATATGGAGCACTTGAACCCAGAGTTAAGCTATATTGGTTCTTATGCAATTCATCGCGGTAAGCAATTGGAACAGGAAATTTGGAGCGTTGCTGGCGTCATGCAGTGTTTCGATATCACCCAAGAAGTGATAAATCGCCATAAACTGCTAAATTAA
- a CDS encoding TatD family hydrolase yields MLTFTDSHCHLDFDELSQSLDEVLTTCEAQQIKRIIVPSIGPQNWQQVLSLPAQMISSVDLYPCLGIHPWFLDGLADDAIEQLDKLIAEHKASLIALGEMGIDGTIAKDSKEPTQHLNQQIAIFEQQLELAKQHQLPVIVHHRRSHPEVVRSLKAAKLSRGGIIHAFSGSYQQAKQYLDLGFLLGIGGTITYPRATKTINTVKKLPIESLVLETDAPAMPLAGFQGLANHPKHVVDVFDALANLRSEDKCMLSEQIEANINRLFNL; encoded by the coding sequence TTGCTAACCTTTACTGACAGCCATTGCCATCTAGATTTTGACGAACTTAGCCAGTCATTGGATGAGGTGCTAACAACTTGTGAAGCACAGCAAATAAAGCGCATTATTGTGCCTAGTATTGGCCCACAAAACTGGCAACAAGTGCTATCGCTGCCAGCACAAATGATAAGCTCAGTTGACCTCTACCCTTGCTTGGGCATTCACCCTTGGTTTCTCGATGGTTTGGCTGATGATGCCATTGAGCAACTCGACAAATTAATAGCGGAGCACAAAGCTTCGTTGATTGCACTCGGTGAAATGGGTATTGATGGGACAATAGCTAAAGACAGCAAAGAACCAACGCAGCACCTCAACCAACAAATCGCTATCTTTGAACAGCAACTTGAGCTAGCCAAGCAGCATCAACTGCCCGTAATCGTTCACCACCGGCGGTCCCACCCCGAAGTTGTACGTAGCCTAAAAGCGGCTAAGCTAAGCCGTGGCGGTATTATTCATGCTTTTTCCGGCAGCTACCAACAGGCAAAGCAGTATTTGGACTTAGGTTTTTTACTCGGTATTGGTGGCACCATTACTTACCCCAGAGCGACCAAAACCATCAACACTGTTAAAAAGTTGCCTATTGAATCTTTGGTATTAGAAACCGATGCACCAGCGATGCCACTGGCGGGGTTTCAGGGACTAGCTAATCACCCCAAACATGTTGTCGATGTATTTGACGCGCTAGCTAATTTACGCAGTGAAGACAAATGTATGTTAAGCGAGCAGATTGAAGCCAATATAAACCGCTTGTTTAACTTGTGA
- the radA gene encoding DNA repair protein RadA encodes MAKNKTSYVCTECGADFSRWLGQCPECKAWNTISEFRQPKASGRGGSFSGFAGSVASQVQTLDSIDLTDLPRFSSGFLEFDRVLGGGIVPGSAILIGGEPGAGKSTLLLQTMCHLASQMPTLYITGEESLQQVAMRAKRLGLATDQLKLLSETSVENICHIAEREQPKIMVIDSIQVMHMADIQSAPGSVSQVRESAAFLTRFAKQHHVAMILVGHVTKDGSLAGPKVLEHCIDCSIMLEGSTDSRYRTLRGHKNRFGAVNELGVFGMTGTGLKEVKNPSAIFLNRGEEQTPGSIVMVLWEGTRPLLVEIQALVDHSALGNPRRVAVGAEQNRLAMLLAILHRHGGLQMNDQDVFVNVVGGVKVSETSIDLALLLALVSSFRDRALPQDLVVFGEVGLSGEIRPVPSGQERINEAAKHGFKRAIVPYNNMPKTKIDGMKVIGVKKLSEALEAI; translated from the coding sequence ATGGCAAAAAATAAAACTTCGTATGTCTGCACTGAATGCGGTGCTGACTTTTCTCGTTGGCTCGGCCAATGCCCAGAATGTAAGGCTTGGAACACTATTTCAGAGTTTCGTCAGCCCAAGGCAAGTGGCCGCGGAGGAAGCTTTTCAGGCTTCGCTGGCAGCGTCGCGTCGCAAGTTCAAACGTTAGATAGTATCGACTTAACAGATTTACCACGTTTTTCATCGGGATTCCTTGAGTTCGATCGTGTTTTAGGTGGCGGTATCGTACCAGGCAGTGCGATTTTAATTGGTGGTGAGCCTGGCGCGGGCAAAAGTACATTATTGCTGCAGACCATGTGTCACTTAGCGAGCCAAATGCCAACCTTGTACATCACAGGTGAGGAGTCCTTGCAGCAAGTCGCCATGCGTGCCAAGCGTTTAGGGCTAGCCACCGATCAGTTGAAGTTATTATCAGAAACTAGCGTTGAAAATATTTGCCATATTGCCGAGCGTGAGCAGCCAAAAATCATGGTTATTGATTCCATACAAGTAATGCATATGGCCGATATTCAGTCGGCACCGGGAAGTGTTTCACAAGTGCGCGAAAGCGCCGCATTCTTAACCCGCTTTGCCAAACAGCACCACGTTGCCATGATTTTAGTGGGCCATGTCACCAAAGACGGTTCTTTGGCTGGCCCTAAAGTACTTGAGCACTGTATTGACTGCTCCATTATGCTCGAAGGCTCAACCGATTCACGATATCGCACCTTGCGTGGCCATAAAAACCGTTTTGGCGCAGTCAATGAGCTCGGCGTCTTTGGCATGACAGGTACTGGGCTTAAAGAAGTCAAAAATCCGTCTGCGATTTTTCTTAACCGTGGTGAAGAGCAAACACCAGGCAGTATCGTTATGGTTTTATGGGAAGGCACTCGACCGCTACTGGTTGAAATTCAAGCCTTAGTGGATCACTCCGCGCTCGGTAATCCAAGGCGTGTTGCGGTTGGCGCTGAGCAAAACCGACTTGCCATGCTACTGGCGATTTTACATCGCCACGGCGGTCTGCAAATGAATGACCAAGACGTATTCGTTAACGTGGTTGGTGGCGTTAAAGTGTCTGAAACTAGTATCGATTTGGCCTTACTTTTAGCGTTAGTTTCTAGTTTTCGCGATCGCGCCCTACCGCAAGATTTAGTGGTATTTGGTGAAGTAGGTTTGTCAGGTGAAATTCGCCCTGTGCCTAGTGGTCAAGAGCGCATCAATGAGGCCGCTAAGCACGGTTTTAAACGGGCGATTGTGCCGTATAACAATATGCCAAAAACTAAGATTGATGGCATGAAAGTTATCGGCGTTAAAAAGCTGAGCGAAGCTTTAGAGGCGATTTAG